Proteins encoded in a region of the Streptomyces sp. NBC_01471 genome:
- a CDS encoding ATP-binding protein, which translates to MTAGTAPGRETGGAPGSPQGSVPAAPGAGGVDAELIARLGLLRERIAQLVRARSATDPTATDPLRGLYLSDEAVQHFLGSRDGAGAAPGDVAGTALSDAAGSRAAGGGDRLRRLTDRLGLGALDEAILLLALAPDLDRTFEPLYGYLNDDVSRRRATVGPAIELCGLPVHDAVARARFHPSAPLVALGLVRVEETERPFLGRSLRVPDRVTAHLLGDDTPDAALAGQVALLPPRPAETAPPGGSLVRHLAGRLTAGRLTAYLREEREGDALSCATAALAAAGMEALHFTPDQGSSRDTAAAEPAAPYPAPGGPDTPEFLSDLLREARLRGCPIVVAPVPEKPGPLLRALMAQGAAPGTAADTSPGTALDTSPGTATDTAPGISHGVSVLLCGGHPYDPDWCGRDPLVLDAPRQRAGDLDVWSAALGLSDGADSLGFDLAPVVAPYRLGGDRIRRTARAALDLAAFDRTELTAAHLRLAARQQSASGLEQHARRIRPDVGWDDLVLPDRPLAQLHELALRARHRDRVLGDWRLSAGGGRGRGALALFAGESGTGKTLSAEVVAAELGLDLYVVQLSSVVDKYVGETEKNLERIFAEADRTDAVLLFDEADAVFGKRSEVTSSNDRYANLESAYLLQRLESFDGIVLLTTNLRANIDEAFTRRLDLIVDFPFPDAAQRLALWQHSLVHVPCADGIDPGRCAKEFELAGGSIRSAVVTAAYAAAGRDSPVTSEDLLAGARREYRKAGRLVLDDGGW; encoded by the coding sequence GTGACCGCAGGAACCGCTCCCGGCCGTGAGACCGGGGGTGCACCCGGTTCTCCTCAGGGCTCGGTGCCCGCCGCCCCCGGCGCCGGCGGTGTTGACGCCGAGCTGATCGCCCGGCTGGGGCTGCTGCGTGAGCGGATCGCGCAGCTGGTGCGGGCGCGCAGCGCCACCGACCCGACCGCCACCGATCCGCTGCGCGGGCTGTACCTCTCCGACGAGGCCGTTCAGCACTTCCTCGGGTCCCGCGACGGGGCCGGAGCCGCTCCCGGGGACGTTGCCGGGACCGCTCTCTCCGACGCCGCCGGTTCCCGGGCGGCCGGCGGTGGCGACCGGCTGCGGCGGCTCACCGACCGGCTCGGGCTCGGCGCACTGGACGAGGCGATCCTGCTGCTGGCCCTCGCCCCGGACCTCGACCGGACCTTCGAGCCGTTGTACGGCTACCTCAACGACGACGTCAGCCGCCGCCGGGCGACCGTCGGACCGGCCATCGAACTGTGCGGCCTGCCCGTGCACGACGCCGTCGCCCGGGCCCGCTTCCACCCCTCCGCGCCGCTCGTCGCCCTGGGACTCGTACGGGTCGAGGAGACCGAACGCCCCTTCCTCGGCCGGTCGCTGCGCGTACCGGACCGGGTCACCGCACATCTGCTCGGCGACGACACCCCGGACGCCGCGCTCGCCGGACAGGTCGCCCTGCTGCCGCCCCGCCCCGCGGAGACCGCGCCGCCCGGCGGCTCCCTCGTGCGGCACCTGGCCGGGCGGCTGACCGCCGGGCGGCTGACGGCGTACCTCCGCGAGGAGCGGGAGGGCGACGCCCTCTCCTGCGCCACCGCCGCACTGGCCGCCGCCGGTATGGAGGCGCTGCACTTCACCCCCGACCAGGGATCCTCCCGGGACACCGCCGCGGCGGAGCCGGCTGCTCCGTACCCGGCCCCGGGCGGGCCGGACACACCGGAGTTCCTCTCCGATCTGCTGCGCGAGGCGCGGCTGCGCGGGTGCCCCATCGTGGTGGCGCCGGTACCGGAGAAACCGGGGCCCCTGCTCCGGGCGCTGATGGCGCAGGGCGCAGCACCGGGCACGGCAGCAGACACATCACCGGGCACGGCACTGGACACATCACCGGGCACGGCAACAGACACAGCACCGGGTATCTCGCACGGTGTCTCCGTGCTGCTGTGCGGCGGGCATCCGTACGATCCGGACTGGTGCGGCCGGGACCCGCTGGTCCTCGACGCCCCCCGGCAGCGCGCCGGCGATCTCGATGTCTGGTCGGCCGCGCTCGGACTGTCGGACGGCGCTGACTCCCTCGGCTTCGATCTGGCGCCCGTCGTCGCCCCGTACCGGCTGGGCGGGGACCGTATCCGCCGTACCGCGCGTGCCGCGCTGGACCTCGCCGCCTTCGACCGTACGGAGTTGACCGCCGCGCACCTGCGGCTCGCCGCCCGGCAGCAGTCCGCGTCCGGGCTCGAACAGCACGCACGCCGGATCAGGCCCGATGTGGGCTGGGACGATCTGGTGCTGCCCGACCGGCCGCTGGCGCAGTTGCACGAACTGGCCCTGCGGGCACGCCACCGCGACCGGGTGCTCGGCGACTGGCGGCTGAGTGCCGGCGGCGGGCGCGGGCGGGGTGCGCTGGCGCTGTTCGCGGGCGAGTCGGGGACCGGCAAGACGCTGTCCGCCGAGGTGGTCGCCGCCGAACTCGGCCTCGACCTCTACGTCGTGCAGCTCTCGTCGGTGGTCGACAAGTACGTCGGCGAGACCGAGAAGAACCTGGAACGGATCTTCGCCGAGGCCGACCGCACGGACGCCGTGCTGCTCTTCGACGAGGCCGACGCCGTCTTCGGCAAGCGCTCGGAGGTCACCAGCTCGAACGACCGCTACGCGAACCTGGAGAGCGCCTATCTGCTCCAGCGCCTGGAGTCCTTCGACGGCATCGTGCTGCTGACCACCAACCTGCGGGCCAATATCGACGAGGCGTTCACCCGGCGCCTGGACCTGATCGTCGACTTCCCGTTCCCCGACGCCGCCCAGCGGCTTGCGCTGTGGCAGCACAGCCTGGTGCATGTGCCGTGTGCGGACGGCATCGATCCGGGCCGGTGCGCCAAGGAGTTCGAGTTGGCGGGCGGTTCGATCCGCAGCGCCGTGGTCACCGCGGCGTACGCGGCCGCCGGCCGGGACTCGCCGGTCACGTCCGAGGACCTGCTGGCGGGCGCGCGGCGGGAGTACCGCAAGGCCGGGCGGCTGGTCCTGGACGACGGCGGCTGGTGA
- a CDS encoding phosphoribosyltransferase: MSDVRENLTYDGFGNAVRELAQTIADDGYEPDIVLSIARGGVFVAGALAYALDCKNIHLVNVEFYTGVGTTLEMPVMLAPVPNAIDFSAKKVLITDDVADTGKTLKLVHDFCVGAVAEVRSAVIYEKSHSLVKCEYVWKRTDEWINFPWSVEPPVVRREGQVLDA, from the coding sequence ATGAGTGACGTACGCGAGAACCTGACATACGACGGTTTCGGGAACGCGGTGCGCGAGCTCGCGCAGACCATCGCCGACGACGGCTATGAGCCGGACATCGTGCTCAGCATCGCGCGCGGCGGTGTATTCGTGGCCGGTGCACTCGCCTATGCCTTGGACTGCAAGAACATTCATCTCGTGAACGTCGAGTTCTACACCGGTGTAGGGACCACGTTGGAGATGCCGGTCATGCTGGCGCCCGTACCCAACGCAATCGACTTCTCGGCCAAAAAGGTCCTCATCACCGATGATGTCGCCGACACGGGGAAGACCCTCAAACTGGTCCACGACTTCTGTGTCGGTGCCGTCGCCGAGGTGCGCAGCGCCGTGATCTACGAGAAGTCTCACTCGCTGGTGAAATGCGAGTACGTGTGGAAGCGCACCGACGAGTGGATCAACTTCCCGTGGAGTGTCGAGCCGCCCGTCGTGCGGCGCGAGGGTCAGGTGCTGGACGCCTGA
- the dcd gene encoding dCTP deaminase, with protein MLLSDKDIRAEIDAGRVRIDPYDEYMVQPSSIDVRLDRYFRVFENHRYPHIDPAVEQADLTRKVEPDGDEAFILHPGEFVLASTYEVVTLPDDLASRLEGKSSLGRLGLVTHSTAGFIDPGFSGHVTLELSNVATLPMKLWPGMKIGQLCMFRLTSPAEHPYGSERYGSRYQGQRGPTASRSFLNFHRTQV; from the coding sequence GTGCTTCTCTCAGACAAGGACATCCGGGCCGAGATCGACGCCGGGCGCGTGCGCATCGATCCGTACGACGAATACATGGTGCAGCCCTCCAGCATCGACGTGCGGCTCGACCGCTACTTCCGGGTGTTCGAGAACCACCGGTACCCGCACATCGACCCCGCGGTCGAGCAGGCGGATCTGACGCGCAAGGTCGAGCCGGACGGGGACGAGGCGTTCATCCTGCACCCCGGTGAGTTCGTGCTCGCCTCCACTTATGAGGTCGTCACGCTGCCCGACGATCTCGCGTCCCGGCTCGAAGGCAAATCCAGTCTCGGGCGGCTCGGGCTCGTCACGCATTCGACCGCCGGGTTCATCGACCCGGGTTTCTCGGGGCACGTCACGCTCGAACTGTCGAATGTCGCGACGCTCCCCATGAAGCTCTGGCCCGGGATGAAGATCGGGCAGCTCTGTATGTTCCGGCTCACCTCGCCGGCCGAGCACCCGTACGGCAGTGAGCGGTACGGGTCGCGTTACCAGGGGCAGCGCGGGCCGACCGCCTCGCGGTCCTTCCTCAATTTCCATCGGACCCAGGTGTGA
- a CDS encoding phage tail sheath family protein: protein MPSYLSPGVYVEEVASGSRPIEGVGTSVAAFVGLAPVGPLNEPTLVTNWTQYVASFGEFTDGYFLAHSVYGFFNNGGSAAYVVRVGGVPGGVPGEEEQSPAAVTGRRAPAALPPGEPKQLGTFAVSAIAPGESGSISVEVADSEGPADRFKLVVKDGEKVAETFDVSAKKGNRNYVVTQVKERSKLILLQEDAAAAQVARPENQTVALAAPPAAPATPAPVEQQQPEQVRIGDYLGDSADRTGFGGLEAVDEISMVAVPDLMAAYQRGAIDLEAVKAVQLGLIAHCELMGDRLAVIDPPPGLNARQIRVWRQETAGYDSKYAALYYPWIKVFDPAGGQTRLIPPSGHVSGIWARNDFERGVHKAPANEVVRGAVDLEMQITRGEQDLLNPLGINCIRAFPGRGIRIWGARTLSSDPAWRYLNVRRYFNYLEESILTGTQWVVFEPNDQALWARIRRNISAFMVTEWRNGALFGATPEDAYYVKCDAETNPPESVDLGRVICEIGVSPVKPAEFVIFRLAQFSSGGGELEE from the coding sequence ATGCCGTCTTACCTGTCACCAGGTGTGTACGTGGAGGAGGTGGCCAGCGGCTCCCGTCCGATCGAGGGGGTGGGCACCTCGGTCGCCGCCTTTGTCGGTCTCGCGCCCGTTGGGCCGCTGAACGAGCCGACACTGGTGACCAACTGGACGCAGTACGTGGCGTCGTTCGGTGAGTTCACCGACGGCTACTTCCTGGCCCACTCGGTCTACGGCTTCTTCAACAACGGCGGTTCGGCCGCCTACGTGGTCCGCGTCGGTGGAGTCCCCGGTGGGGTTCCCGGCGAGGAGGAGCAGAGCCCTGCGGCCGTCACCGGCCGTCGTGCGCCGGCTGCGCTGCCGCCCGGCGAGCCGAAGCAGCTCGGCACCTTCGCGGTGTCGGCGATCGCGCCCGGCGAGAGCGGTTCCATCAGTGTCGAGGTCGCGGACTCCGAGGGGCCCGCCGACCGCTTCAAGCTGGTCGTCAAGGACGGCGAGAAGGTCGCGGAGACCTTCGACGTGTCCGCCAAGAAGGGCAACCGCAACTACGTCGTCACCCAGGTCAAGGAGCGGTCGAAGCTGATCCTCCTCCAGGAGGACGCCGCTGCCGCGCAGGTCGCCAGGCCCGAGAACCAGACCGTCGCGCTCGCCGCGCCGCCCGCCGCTCCGGCCACCCCGGCCCCCGTGGAGCAGCAGCAGCCCGAGCAGGTGCGGATCGGCGACTACCTCGGCGACTCCGCCGACCGGACCGGCTTCGGCGGTCTGGAGGCGGTCGACGAGATCTCCATGGTCGCGGTCCCCGACCTGATGGCCGCCTACCAGCGCGGTGCCATCGACCTGGAGGCCGTCAAGGCCGTCCAGCTCGGTCTGATCGCGCACTGCGAGCTGATGGGCGACCGGCTGGCCGTCATCGACCCGCCGCCCGGTCTCAACGCCCGCCAGATCCGTGTCTGGCGTCAGGAGACCGCGGGTTACGACTCCAAGTACGCAGCCCTGTACTACCCGTGGATCAAGGTCTTCGACCCCGCGGGCGGCCAGACCAGGCTGATCCCGCCGAGCGGTCACGTCTCCGGCATCTGGGCCCGCAACGACTTCGAGCGCGGTGTGCACAAGGCACCGGCCAACGAGGTCGTACGCGGCGCCGTGGACCTGGAGATGCAGATCACCCGGGGCGAGCAGGATCTGCTCAACCCGCTCGGTATCAACTGCATCCGGGCCTTCCCCGGCCGCGGTATCCGGATCTGGGGTGCGCGCACGCTCTCCTCCGACCCGGCCTGGCGCTACCTGAACGTGCGCCGGTACTTCAACTACCTGGAAGAGTCGATCCTCACGGGCACCCAGTGGGTCGTCTTCGAGCCGAACGACCAGGCTCTCTGGGCCAGGATCCGGCGTAACATCTCCGCGTTCATGGTGACCGAGTGGCGCAACGGCGCACTCTTCGGCGCCACGCCGGAGGACGCCTACTACGTGAAGTGCGACGCCGAGACCAACCCGCCGGAGTCGGTGGACCTCGGCCGGGTCATCTGTGAGATCGGTGTCTCACCGGTCAAGCCGGCCGAGTTCGTGATCTTCAGGCTGGCCCAGTTCTCCAGCGGTGGCGGAGAGCTGGAGGAGTAG
- a CDS encoding response regulator transcription factor, which translates to MRTSLDATGPEARIPVAIHASDPLSLAGATTELRQQPAIELVDEASGRPGTVAVLLADAVDEPTLSQLRRLVRIDGTRAVLVAGLIREAELLQVIESGVAAIVWRHEATGHRLLQAVIAASRGEGDLPSDLLGRLISQVSALQRKATSSPGAPASGLSSRELEVLQLVAEGMDTAEVARKLSYSERTVKNVMHGLTTRLHLRNRAHAVAYAFREGYI; encoded by the coding sequence ATGCGGACGTCTTTAGATGCGACGGGACCTGAAGCCAGGATCCCGGTCGCCATTCACGCGTCCGACCCGCTCTCGCTGGCAGGAGCTACGACTGAGCTGCGCCAGCAGCCGGCCATCGAGCTGGTCGACGAGGCGAGCGGACGGCCGGGAACGGTGGCGGTCCTGCTGGCGGACGCGGTGGACGAGCCGACCTTGTCGCAACTGCGGCGGCTGGTACGGATCGACGGCACCCGGGCCGTTCTCGTGGCGGGTCTGATCCGCGAGGCGGAACTGCTTCAGGTCATAGAGAGCGGCGTCGCGGCCATTGTCTGGCGGCACGAGGCCACCGGGCACCGGCTCCTGCAGGCTGTCATCGCTGCCTCAAGGGGCGAGGGTGACCTTCCGTCCGATCTGCTCGGGCGGTTGATATCCCAGGTCAGCGCCCTCCAGCGGAAGGCTACCAGCTCGCCGGGGGCCCCCGCTTCGGGGCTCTCCTCGCGTGAGCTGGAGGTGCTGCAGCTGGTCGCCGAAGGCATGGACACGGCCGAGGTCGCCCGCAAGCTCTCGTACTCCGAGCGCACCGTCAAAAATGTGATGCACGGCCTCACGACCCGGCTGCACCTTCGCAATCGGGCCCATGCCGTCGCTTATGCCTTCAGGGAGGGCTATATCTGA
- a CDS encoding IS5 family transposase (programmed frameshift), which translates to MLSRGDLTDDEWAVLEPLLPTSNNRCGRWRDHRQVINGIIHRLSTGCQWRKLPERFGPWQTVHSRHMLWSADGTWERLLQRVQAIADAAGEVDWNVNIDSTSIRAHQHAAGAPKNPPSRPPSASKGATQRSSLARACAPTPVPGGGGAAGEALGRSRGGLTTKVHLSADGRCRPLSLVVTPGQRADCTQFELVMDKIRVPRLGPGRPRRLPDSVGADKAYSNSVIRAYLRRRGIRHVIPEKSDRKAARRKRGSRGGRPAGFDKARYRARNSVERAINKLKQFRAVATRYDKRGYVYLGTVTAAALLIWLRT; encoded by the exons ATGCTCAGTAGGGGGGATCTCACCGATGACGAGTGGGCGGTGCTGGAGCCGCTGTTGCCGACAAGCAACAACCGGTGTGGTCGGTGGCGTGATCACCGGCAGGTGATCAACGGGATCATTCACCGGCTCAGCACCGGGTGTCAGTGGCGCAAGCTGCCTGAACGCTTCGGCCCGTGGCAAACCGTCCATAGTCGGCACATGCTGTGGTCGGCCGACGGCACCTGGGAGAGATTGCTGCAGCGTGTCCAGGCCATCGCCGACGCCGCGGGAGAGGTCGACTGGAACGTCAACATCGACTCCACCTCGATCCGCGCCCACCAGCATGCCGCAGGGGCTCCAAAGAACCCGCCGTCCCGACCACCCAGTGCCTCAAAAGGGGCCACACAAAGATCA TCACTTGCACGCGCATGTGCGCCTACTCCTGTTCCGGGTGGAGGCGGCGCGGCAGGCGAAGCCCTCGGTCGTTCCCGTGGCGGGCTGACCACCAAGGTCCACCTGAGTGCGGACGGCAGGTGCCGCCCACTCTCCCTGGTGGTCACCCCCGGGCAGCGGGCGGACTGCACCCAGTTCGAGTTGGTCATGGACAAGATTCGTGTCCCTCGGCTCGGTCCAGGCAGACCACGACGTCTGCCGGACAGTGTTGGAGCCGATAAGGCGTACAGCAACAGTGTGATCCGCGCCTATCTGCGCCGTCGCGGGATCCGGCACGTGATCCCGGAGAAGAGCGACCGCAAGGCCGCCCGCCGGAAGCGTGGTTCACGCGGCGGCCGGCCGGCGGGCTTCGACAAGGCCCGATACCGGGCCAGGAACTCGGTGGAACGAGCGATCAACAAGCTGAAGCAGTTCAGGGCTGTAGCCACCAGATATGACAAGCGCGGCTACGTTTACCTGGGCACTGTCACGGCCGCTGCACTCCTCATCTGGCTCCGGACGTGA
- a CDS encoding LysR family transcriptional regulator, protein MRANERSLRTSALLRGALTSPAGWQRLEQSAAVPPYPTLRHAAQALGTTQPDLTAQIARLESDLGQTRGRPMKPTQFGKRVADAVNRSRK, encoded by the coding sequence CTGCGTGCCAACGAGCGATCACTCCGCACATCTGCTCTTCTCCGCGGCGCCCTCACCAGCCCCGCAGGCTGGCAACGGCTCGAACAGTCCGCCGCGGTACCGCCTTACCCCACACTCAGGCATGCAGCCCAAGCCCTCGGCACGACACAACCCGATCTCACAGCACAGATCGCACGCCTTGAGAGCGACCTAGGCCAAACCCGCGGACGACCCATGAAACCCACCCAGTTCGGGAAACGCGTGGCCGACGCGGTCAACAGAAGCCGGAAATGA
- a CDS encoding DUF4255 domain-containing protein: MIHEVDKVLKGLLSGGALAGTGVEIAFEAPTRDWAARRNSPTIDVYLYDIREDVKRRERGAIAVKDERGVVLKRQQPPRWFRLSYLVTAWTKQPQDEHRMLSAVLATLLPREVLPPDELTGALAELGLTVPMTIAGLQTDARSFAEIWSALGGELKPSLDLVVTAPFPAFPEYEVGPPVTEGAGVRVRGTDGTLDDSQRRDHQPRHFTRTGARRRPGSVGGATSTGAQPE, translated from the coding sequence GTGATCCACGAGGTGGACAAGGTCCTGAAGGGGCTGCTGTCCGGCGGGGCCCTGGCCGGCACCGGAGTCGAGATCGCCTTCGAGGCCCCGACCCGCGACTGGGCGGCCCGGCGCAACTCACCGACGATCGACGTCTATCTGTACGACATCCGCGAGGACGTCAAACGGCGGGAACGCGGCGCCATCGCGGTCAAGGACGAGCGCGGCGTGGTGCTGAAGCGGCAGCAGCCACCGCGTTGGTTCCGGCTCTCGTATCTCGTCACCGCCTGGACCAAGCAGCCCCAGGACGAGCACCGGATGCTCTCCGCCGTACTGGCCACGCTGCTGCCCCGTGAGGTGCTGCCGCCGGACGAGCTGACCGGGGCGCTGGCCGAGCTCGGGCTCACCGTGCCCATGACGATCGCCGGGCTGCAGACCGACGCGCGGTCGTTCGCGGAGATCTGGTCCGCGCTGGGCGGCGAGCTCAAGCCGTCACTGGACCTGGTCGTGACCGCGCCCTTCCCGGCGTTCCCCGAGTACGAGGTCGGGCCGCCGGTCACCGAGGGCGCCGGGGTGCGGGTACGCGGTACGGACGGAACCCTCGACGACTCGCAGCGACGGGACCACCAGCCACGCCACTTCACCCGGACCGGCGCGCGCCGCCGGCCGGGCTCCGTCGGCGGGGCGACGAGCACGGGAGCGCAGCCCGAGTGA
- a CDS encoding GNAT family N-acetyltransferase, which yields MPSDSLCFAQATTAQDVDPDRRQALIDCWIEVSNAGGAAGFPFPPIDERDAAPALDAILESLAPQTCRLVMALDGDELLGWLNIRRSTSAVVTHWATLHHVQTRTRRHGQGIGSALMKEAHTIARDEMDLEQLHLAARAGVGLETFYGRLGWKEVGRWPGALRLGPGDDRDEVLMLLDLGAEEMTRS from the coding sequence ATGCCCTCCGACTCGCTCTGCTTCGCTCAGGCCACCACCGCGCAAGACGTCGACCCGGATCGGCGACAGGCCCTCATCGACTGCTGGATCGAGGTCTCCAACGCCGGTGGCGCAGCCGGGTTCCCGTTCCCGCCTATCGACGAACGGGACGCTGCCCCCGCCCTCGACGCCATCCTCGAAAGCCTCGCCCCACAAACCTGCCGTCTCGTGATGGCCCTGGACGGCGACGAACTGCTTGGTTGGCTCAACATACGCCGCAGCACCTCCGCAGTCGTCACCCACTGGGCAACGCTCCACCACGTTCAAACCCGCACCAGGAGACACGGTCAGGGCATCGGCAGCGCCTTGATGAAAGAAGCCCACACCATCGCTCGTGACGAGATGGACCTTGAGCAGCTGCACCTGGCAGCACGCGCCGGAGTGGGGCTGGAAACCTTCTACGGGCGCCTCGGCTGGAAGGAGGTCGGGCGATGGCCGGGAGCTCTCCGGCTCGGGCCCGGTGACGATCGCGATGAAGTCCTCATGCTCCTCGATCTCGGGGCTGAGGAAATGACACGTTCCTGA
- a CDS encoding RICIN domain-containing protein has product MSIWTSLDPASTTVDPGSTATVRLRLRNTGDVVDEYRCVPVGDLAPYVTVEPPTIRLFPGTTGTVDLTFAPPRTPDAVAGPNPYGVQVIPTEHPEATTVPEGNVTITPFTEVRAELVPHTVKGRFRGRPKLAIDNLGNTKLTASVNGSENGDQLSYEIHPANVQIEPGRAAFVKATLRPRQMIWFGRKQDRPYKLAIQRSGTKPLDVDGTYVQRGFLPRWLATFFAILMAIAIVFVMAWFTHKPQVSTRATAKVAEAGAIATPTPTPSLPPPAASVPPPTPSAPNPDAGNSGGGGGGGGGGGGGGAKKKPADPANQKHVALRNSVTKLCAELPGRDKGQINGWVVENDCNLTSADNQVWDLDVRYPHDAPNHTSLFQIRNIKDRLCMDMGENGARPAGTGLAEFTCDGTKADNQLWWLDKQRNDHYLIRNYASNDLCLKTTSNGPDGTQGDNDDNELLIGRCDLQDAHAWDIIPVPKNA; this is encoded by the coding sequence GTGAGCATCTGGACCTCTCTGGATCCTGCGTCCACCACGGTGGACCCCGGCAGTACGGCCACCGTGCGGCTACGGCTGCGCAACACGGGCGACGTCGTCGACGAGTACCGGTGCGTACCCGTCGGTGATCTGGCCCCGTACGTGACCGTCGAACCACCGACCATCCGTCTCTTTCCCGGCACCACCGGCACCGTGGACCTCACGTTCGCCCCGCCGCGCACCCCCGACGCCGTCGCGGGGCCGAACCCGTACGGCGTCCAGGTCATCCCCACGGAGCACCCCGAGGCGACCACGGTCCCCGAGGGCAACGTCACGATCACCCCGTTCACCGAGGTCCGTGCCGAACTCGTGCCGCACACCGTCAAGGGCCGCTTCCGCGGGCGCCCGAAGCTGGCCATCGACAACCTCGGCAACACGAAGCTCACCGCGTCCGTCAACGGCAGCGAGAACGGCGACCAGCTCTCGTACGAGATCCACCCCGCGAACGTCCAGATCGAGCCGGGCCGCGCCGCGTTCGTCAAGGCCACCCTGCGGCCCCGCCAGATGATCTGGTTCGGCCGCAAGCAGGACCGCCCGTACAAGCTCGCGATCCAGCGCTCGGGCACCAAACCGCTCGACGTCGACGGCACCTACGTTCAGCGCGGGTTCCTGCCCCGCTGGCTGGCCACCTTCTTCGCGATCCTCATGGCCATCGCCATCGTCTTCGTCATGGCCTGGTTCACCCACAAGCCCCAGGTCTCCACCCGTGCCACGGCCAAGGTCGCGGAGGCCGGCGCCATCGCCACCCCGACGCCCACACCGAGCCTGCCGCCGCCCGCGGCCAGCGTCCCGCCACCCACCCCGTCCGCTCCGAACCCGGACGCGGGCAACAGCGGAGGCGGCGGTGGCGGCGGAGGCGGAGGCGGTGGTGGTGGCGCCAAGAAGAAGCCCGCGGACCCCGCGAACCAGAAGCACGTGGCGCTCAGGAACTCGGTGACCAAGCTCTGTGCCGAACTCCCCGGCAGGGACAAGGGCCAGATCAACGGCTGGGTCGTCGAGAACGACTGCAACCTCACGAGCGCGGACAACCAGGTCTGGGACCTGGATGTGCGCTACCCGCACGACGCCCCGAACCACACCAGCCTCTTCCAGATACGCAACATCAAGGACCGCCTCTGCATGGACATGGGGGAAAACGGCGCCAGGCCGGCCGGAACCGGGCTCGCCGAGTTCACCTGTGACGGCACCAAGGCCGACAACCAGCTGTGGTGGCTCGACAAGCAGCGGAACGATCACTATCTGATCCGCAACTACGCGAGCAACGACCTCTGCCTGAAGACAACCTCGAACGGCCCGGACGGAACACAGGGCGACAACGACGACAACGAGCTCCTGATCGGGCGGTGCGACCTCCAGGACGCCCATGCATGGGACATCATCCCGGTCCCCAAGAACGCGTGA